In Enoplosus armatus isolate fEnoArm2 chromosome 2, fEnoArm2.hap1, whole genome shotgun sequence, one DNA window encodes the following:
- the abcc10 gene encoding ATP-binding cassette sub-family C member 10 has translation MRDFGPAGLVAGLCHTDEQNPFPAWQNGHISPCFNQLVFGALPHAGMAIFSACYLSMARCSLLQTSPPCGWTLRLASALLAALLFTADVILVSLLQQADMYLDVLADSCAILAWLVHFSAIAVLQRSAFRRTRGPPLLLLLVLLSVPNLVITLMIFCDNQEYLNPAEPLKLARFVLASARTLPLLVYLLAFAFPCISDAGYTLYINAVDGSPLVPESSQPDTGEMVAEDGSGCVSRLFYLWLTPLLRRGQRGELDRPADVYHLPRKLRTSVVCRYFHQCWEACRQGAAASNERDQWPRPVSRNLLSGTWSSHYQEEPLELEGDVGLLRVLHKAFGLWYYVLGVLKVTVNMLSFAGPLLLSSLVNFMEDEGAPVSRGAWCAVGLFATTLLSSVLRNIFVFEVSKVALSARAALVSAIYGKALQVSGSSLARFTLGEVVNLMSTDTDRVVNFFNSFHDLWSLPFRFIITLYLLYLQVGVAFVGGLVVALLLVPFNKFLASRILSNNKDMLRYKDIRVKLMTEILFGIRVIKFYNWEPHFTQKVADCRKQELSHLKAIKYLDALCVYTWAALPVVISILTFVTYVLLGHQLTAAKVFTTLALVGMLIIPLNSFPWVLNGILEAKVSLERIQGFFKLTNQDLQAHYALVSPEDSHTSVLLSQGTFSWQGPDGLNQNKEGQTESGAAKGSLLLHGLSLHITKGALVVVVGKVGCGKSSFLAALTGELGRLSGVVYVADREAGFGLASQEPWIQHASVRDNILFGKDYDPAYYQAVIEACALSDDLNVLPNGDKTEVGENGVTLSGGQKARVALARAVYMDKDIYLLDDPLAAVDTNVAKHLMKKCVMELLRGKTRILCTHRLEFVDKADLVVLMDNGTIVQTGTPAEILPLVEAVPKKRKNDRNVKEKDGAEQEEEEPGSPPDLCVDDDPDLSGAEQKQVGGLAWRVYQTYWVAVGGLLAASILMSLLLMQGSKNVSDWWLSHWISELKNNGSTRTNGSSSGAFSSPRLLLFSPGGLMSPLSSSVQTSPSSNLSSDVRFYLTVYSSIATANTVFTALRAFLFAYGVICAATVIHNRLLDRVLKATVTFFDITPMGRVLNRFSSDLYSVDDSLPFILNILLANVFSLLGMLVVIGYGLPWVLVPLLPLALLYHRTQHFYRHTSRELKRLCSLTLSPVYSHFSETLTGLGTIRASGSSARFEEESARRLEQNQRCLFLSNAAMQWLDIRLQLIGVAVVTGIGVIAVVQHQYNSVDPGLVGLSLSYALSITTLLSGLIFSFTQTEMQLVSVERTEEYSTGLPTEPQHHNTQLAPAWPEQGWLEFRGVVLAYRDGLPNALDGVSLVVRPGEKVGIVGRTGSGKSTLFLALFRMVELNQGQILLDGLDISTVGLAQLRSRLAIIPQDPFLFSGTIRENLDPCGRHPDQQLLDVLDQCHLSSVVDRMGGLDAVVGERGKSFSVGQRQLLCLARALLTQAKLLCIDEATASVDQKTDKLLQQTITETFQDKTVLTIAHRINTIMDCDRVLVMHAGKVAEFDTPAALCRTDRSVFHRLVG, from the exons atgagggaCTTTGGGCCAGCAGGGCTGGTCGCGGGCCTCTGTCATACAGACGAGCAGAATCCCTTCCCTGCGTGGCAGAATGGACACATCAGCCCCTGCTTTAACCAACTCGTCTTCGGGGCCTTGCCTCACGCGGGGATGGCCATTTTCAGTGCCTGTTACCTCAGCATGGCAAG ATGCAGCCTCCTCCAGACGTCTCCTCCCTGTGGTTGGACACTCAGGTTGGCGTCCGCTCTTCTGGCTGCGCTGCTCTTCACTGCAGATGTCATCCTGGTGAGCCTCCTCCAGCAGGCGGACATGTATCTGGACGTCCTAGCTGACAGCTGTGCCATTCTGGCCTGGCTGGTCCACTTCAGTGCCATCGCAGTTCTCCAGAGGAGTGCTTTCAGGAGAACCAGAGGACCTccactgctgcttctgctggtCCTTCTGTCCGTCCCAAACCTGGTCATCACCTTGATGATTTTCTGTGACAATCAGGAATATTTGAACCCTGCAGAACCTCTTAAATTAGCACGTTTTGTGCTTGCCTCGGCCCGAACGCTCCCCCTTCTGGTTTATCTTCTGGCATTTGCGTTTCCCTGCATCAGTGACGCTGGCTATACTTTGTATATCAACGCTGTAGATGGATCCCCGCTCGTCCCAGAGAGCAGCCAGCCGGATACAGGTGAGATGGTGGCCGAGGACGGGAGCGGCTGCGTCTCTCGGCTCTTCTACCTGTGGTTGACCCCTCTCCTCAGACGAGGGCAGCGAGGGGAGCTGGACAGACCGGCCGATGTTTATCACCTCCCTCGGAAACTTCGGACTAGTGTGGTTTGTCGATACTTCCACCAGTGCTGGGAAGCCTGCCGACAAGGGGCAGCGGCCAGTAACGAGCGGGATCAGTGGCCCAGGCCGGTCAGCAGAAACCTCCTGAGTGGCACCTGGAGTTCACACTACCAGGAGGAACCACTGGAGCTGGAGGGTGATGTAGGGCTGCTGAGGGTGCTGCACAAGGCATTTGGGTTGTGGTACTACGTCCTTGGTGTGCTGAAGGTGACGGTCAACATGCTGAGCTTTGCAGgtcccctcctcctcagcagtCTGGTGAACTTTATGGAGGACGAGGGAGCTCCAGTCAGCAGGGGTGCCTGGTGCGCTGTGGGGCTCTTTGCCACCACTCTTCTCTCTTCCGTCCTCCGAAACATATTCGTCTTCGAGGTCTCCAAGGTGGCGCTGTCGGCACGCGCCGCTCTTGTGTCGGCCATCTACGGCAAAGCCCTGCAGGTCAGCGGCAGCAGCCTGGCCCGCTTCACTCTGGGGGAGGTGGTGAACTTAATGAGCACGGACACCGACCGAGTGGTCAACTTCTTCAACAGTTTCCATGATCTGTGGAGCTTGCCCTTCAGGTTTATTATCACCCTCTACTTGCTGTACCTGCAGGTGGGTGTGGCTTTCGTTGGAGGCCTGGTTGTGGCGCTGCTGCTGGTGCCGTTCAACAAGTTCCTCGCTTCCCGTATCCTtagcaacaacaaagacatgctCAGGTACAAGGACATCCGTGTTAAG TTAATGACGGAGATCCTCTTTGGTATTCGCGTCATCAAGTTCTACAACTGGGAGCCTCATTTTACTCAGAAGGTCGCCGACTGTCGTAAACAAGAGCTGTCCCACCTCAAGGCCATCAAGTACCTGGATGCcctgtgtgtttacacctggGCCGCTCTGCCTGTGGTCATCTCCATCCTCACCTTCGTCACCTACGTGCTGCTGGGACACCAGCTGACTGCAGCCAAG GTGTTCACCACGCTGGCTCTGGTGGGAATGTTGATCATCCCGCTCAACTCTTTCCCTTGGGTTCTCAACGGCATCCTGGAGGCCAAAGTGTCTCTGGAGCGAATCCAAGGTTTCTTCAAACTGACCAACCAGGACCTGCAGGCGCACTACGCCCTGG TGTCCCCTGAAGACAGTCACACATCAGTCCTGTTGAGCCAGGGGACATTTTCCTGGCAGGGGCCCGACGGTCTCAACCAGAACAAAGAGGGACAAACTGAAAGTGGAGCTGCTAAAGGGAGTCTGCTGCTGCACGGTCTCAGTCTACACATAACCAAG GGCGCTCTGGTGGTTGTGGTGGGGAAGGTCGGCTGTGGGAAGAGCTCCTTCCTGGCGGCTCTCACCGGAGAACTCGGCAG GCTGAGTGGAGTTGTATATGTTGCCGACAGAGAGGCCGGCTTCGGTCTGGCGTCTCAGGAGCCGTGGATCCAGCACGCATCAGTACGGGACAACATCCTGTTTGGCAAAGACTACGATCCCGCCTACTACCAGGCTGTGATCGAGGCCTGCGCCCTCTCAGATGACCTCAAC GTTTTGCCAAATGGTGACAAGACAGAAGTGGGCGAGAACGGAGTGACTCTGAGCGGAGGACAGAAGGCTCGAGTGGCCCTCGCCAGAGCTGTTTACATG GACAAAGACATCTACCTCCTCGATGATCCGTTGGCAGCGGTTGATACCAACGTGGCCAAACACCTCATGAAGAAATGCGTCATGGAGCTCCTCAGGGGAAAGACCAGAATCCTCTGCACACATCGCCTAGAGTTTGTGGACAAAGCTGATCTGGTGGTCCTCATGGACAACGGAACGATCGTCCAAACAG GCACACCGGCCGAAATCCTTCCTCTGGTCGAGGCTGTGCCGAAAAAACGCAAGAATGACCGTAACGTGAAAGAGAAAG ATGGTgcggagcaggaggaagaggagccggGTTCACCCCCTGATCTATGTGTGGATGATGACCCCGACCTGTCGGGGGCGGAGCAGAAGCAGGTGGGCGGGCTGGCGTGGAGAGTTTACCAGACCTACTGGGTTGCTGTGGGCGGATTGCTGGCCGCCTCCATCCTGATGTCTCTGCTACTCATGCAAG GCTCTAAGAATGTTTCTGACTGGTGGCTGTCCCACTGGATCTCAGAGCTGAAGAACAACGGTTCCACTAGAACAAATGGTTCTTCCTCAGGTGCCTTCAGCTCTCCTCGCCTGCTGCTCTTCTCACCTGGAGGCTTAAT gtctcctctgtcctcctctgtgcaAACGTCCCCGTCAAGCAACTTGAGCTCTGATGTCAGGTTTTACCTGACGGTGTACAGCTCCATTGCCACGGCCAACACCGTCTTCACCGCCCTCCGAGCCTTCCTCTTTGCCTACGGAGTCATCTGCGCCGCCACTGTCATCCACAACAGACTTCTGGACCGGGTCCTTAAG GCCACGGTGACCTTCTTCGACATCACCCCGATGGGTCGCGTTCTCAACCGTTTTTCTTCGGACCTGTACAGCGTGGACGACAGCCTGCCGTTCATCCTGAACATCCTGCTGGCCAACGTTTTCAGTCTGCTGGGCATGCTGGTGGTGATAGGCTACGGCCTCCCCTGGGTCCTAGTGCCCCTGCTGCCCCTGGCTCTGCTGTACCACCGCACGCAGCACTTCTACCGACACACCTCTCGGGAGCTGAAGCGCCTGTGCAGCCTCACTCTGTCGCCCGTCTACTCGCACTTCTCTGAGACGCTGACCGGACTGGGAACCATCCGGGCCAGCGGCAGCTCTGCCCG GTTTGAGGAGGAGAGCGCCAGGCGTCTGGAGCAGAACCAGCGCTGCCTGTTCCTTAGCAACGCCGCCATGCAGTGGCTGGACATCCGCCTGCAGCTGATTGGTGTTGCCGTGGTGACCGGCATCGGGGTGATCGCTGTGGTCCAGCACCAGTATAATTCTGTGGATCCAG GTCTGGTGGGTCTGTCCCTGTCCTACGCCTTGTCCATCACAACGCTGCTGTCCGGCCTCATATTCAGCTTCACCCAGACGGAGATGCAGCTGGTGAGTGTGGAGAGAACTGAGGAGTACTCCACCGGCCTCCCCACCGAGCCacaacaccacaacacacag TTGGCCCCGGCGTGGCCGGAGCAGGGCTGGTTGGAGTTTCGCGGTGTGGTTTTAGCCTACAGGGACGGTCTTCCTAACGCCCTGGATGGGGTGAGCCTGGTAGTGCGACCTGGGGAGAAGGTGGGCATCGTGGGACGTACGGGCTCCGGCAAGTCCACCCTGTTCCTGGCTCTGTTCCGTATGGTGGAGCTCAACCAGGGTCAGATTCTCCTGGACGGGCTGGACATCAGCACCGTGGGCCTGGCTCAGCTCAG GTCCAGGTTGGCCATTATTCCTCAGGACCCCTTCCTGTTCAGCGGGACCATCAGGGAGAATCTGGACCCGTGTGGGCGACACCCGGACCAGCAGCTGCTGGACGTCCTGGACCAGTGCCACCTCAGCTCTGTGGTGGACAGGATGG gtggtCTGGATGCTGTGGTTGGGGAAAGAGGAAAGTCCTTCTCTGTGGGACAGAGGCAGCTTCTGTGTTTGGCCCGAGCTCTGCTGACCCAGGCCAAG